CCGGTTCGGGGACGCGGCAGCAGGCAGTCGAGCAGCCGCTCCTCGGTCTGGCGGTCGACCGGCTCGGCGATCTGGTCGGCGAACTCGTCCCGGACCATGCGAATCGCCATCTCGAGCAGGTCGCGGATCATCACATCCACGTCGCGGCCGTGGTATCCGACCTCGGTGTACTTGGTGGCTTCGACCTTGATAAACGGGGCTTTGACCAGTCCGGCCAGCCGCCGGGCGATCTCAGTCTTGCCGACCCCGGTCGGCCCGATCATCAGGATGTTCTTGGGCCCCACGTCCCGGGCGACCTCGTCGGGCAGCTTCAGACGCCGCCAGCGGTTGCGCAGGGCGACGGCGACCGCCCGCTTGGCCTCGGCCTGGCCGATGATGTGCCTGTCGAGTTCGGCCACCGTCCGGCTTGGCGTCAGGCTCTGGTCGGCTACGTAGCTGCTGAGGATCTGGTCTATCTTCTCGGCCATCGGTTGCCCTTCCGCATGCAGTGGTGTCCCTGCGAATTATACTCGCGAGCGTGACGGCTTGTCAGCCGCCTTCGCCGTCGCCGGCTACGCCAGCGTCTCGATCGTGATGGTGCGGTTGGAGTAGATGCACAGGTCGCCGGCGATCTCGAGGGCCGACTGGACGATGCTCCGGGCGTCGAGCTCGGTGTGCCGCAGCAGAGCGCGGGCCGCGGCGGACGCGTACGCGCCGCCGGAACCGATGCCGATGATCCCGTCGGTCGGCTCGATCACGTCGCCTCCACCCGAAACGATCAGCGAGACCTCGGCGTCGGCGACCGCCAGCATGGCCTCAAGACGCCGCAGCACGCGGTCCGTCCGCCACTCCTTGGCCAGTTCGATCGCGGCCCGGCGAACGTTGAGCTTCGACTCCTTGAGCCGGTCCTCGAAGCGTTCCAGTAAAGCCATCGAATCGGCGGCTGAGCCCGCAAACCCGCACAGCACCCGGCCCTCGCCGACGCGGCGGACCTTGACCGAATCATGCTTGACCGCCATCTCGCCAAGAGTGACCTGGCCGTCGCCGCCCATGGCGACCTGGCCGGCGCGGCGGACGGTGAGGATCGTGGTGGAACGGGTCTTCATTGCAGCCTCCAATCGCACTCGCTTCGATCGTATTCTAGCCGTCGACGCCTTGACGGCAAGGACAAACGCGGATAGATACAGGAGACCGGAAGCGCAGGGCGACCGATACGATTCAGGAGGACGCGATGGAAACGCTGCAGATCAAAACGACCAAACGCTGCGAATTGCAGGACGTGACCGACCGGGTGGCCCAGGTGGCGCGCAAGGCCAAGGACGCCAAAGGCGTGCTGGTGTTCGTGCCGCACACCACAGCCGGCGTGACGATCAACGAAAACGCCGATCCCTCGGTGCCCGCGGACATCCTGAACCACCTGGAGAAACTGGTGCCGCAATCTGCCAACTTCCGCCACGGCGAGGGCAACAGCGACGCCCATATCAAATCGAGCATGATGGGCCAGTCGCTGCTCGTGCCAGTCGAAGGCGGCGAGCTGGTGTTGGGCACCTGGCAGGGAATCTTCTTCGCCGAGTTCGACGGCCCGCGCTCGCGGAAACTGCACGTGAAGGCGATCTGAGCCGCGCAAGACCGCTCAGAGTTCGTCTTCGTCGAGCAGTTGAAGGCGAAGGTACACCTTGCGGCCGCCCTCCTCGATGTACGCTCCGGAATGGGGCGGGAAGGTCCGGGCGCGAAGGATGTCGATCAACTCCCGGGCGGTGTAGGTCCTGTCCAGGTCGATCGGGTCGATCTTCTCGACGTCGCGTTTCTTCCATGTGGGCGTCGGCGTCAGGTGCTTTTGCTCGATGGGAGCGAACTCGCCGGCACGGAACTTCGGCCAGGCGCGGCGGAACAGGGCCTCAGCGGCGATTTCGATCCTGCGATACAGCGTCTCGCCGGTGTCCTTGAGATCGACGGGCTCTTGGATCCGGTCGATGATCGGACCGGTATCGATGCCCTCGTCCATCAAGTGCAGCGTCGCTCCGGCAGGCGTGCGGGTGATGATCGACCAGACATTGGCGAAATTGCCGCGGTTGTACGGCAGGTACGAATTGTGCAGGTTCACCACCCCGCGCGGCGCCAGAGCCAGCGTATCGGCTTTCAGGATATAGTCGAACAGGACCGAGAGCAGGACGTCCGGCTGCCACTGGCGAATCCGATCGTGCGTCGCCGGGTCGTTGATCGTAGGGGCCGAGATGACGCGCTCAGCGGGAAGGTCGAACGTGCTGACGATCTCGTCGCGGAACATGGCCCGATCCGGCGGATGGGCGACCAAGCCGACAACCTCGTCGCCCTGCTCCTTGAGGACCTGTCCGATCCGCCAGCCGAGGTAGTTGTTGGCCAGGTAGAGAACCTTCATGCGACCGCTCCGGTGAAGGTCGATCCAATCCGCCACCGGCCGTCGGCCAGCAGCTCGCGACTCGACCGGCGTTCCTCGCCTTCGGCCTGGGCAACCAGCACCTCAATGGCTCCATCGCTTGTGGCGACGACGGCATTCCCGGAGTCGGCCTCGCCGACGATCGCGCCGGGTTTGCCGGACTCCGATCGCGCCGCCGCCTGCCAGATAAAAAACTTGCGGCCGTCAACGAAGCTGAACGCGCCGGGATACGGATCGGTCAGGGCGCGAACCCAGCGGAGTTGATCGGCGGTCGATTTGCTCCAGTCGATCACGCCGTCCTGCGGCCGGCGCTTGGGCCAGTAAGTCGCCCGGCTGTGGTCCTGCGGCGTTCGCGGAAGCGGTCCGCGGCGCAGCAGCGTACAGAACGTACGAACGGCCTGGACGTGCAGTGCTTCGAGCCGGCCGTAGAGGCTGGCGGCGTCTTCGTCCTCGCCGATGGAAAACGGCTCCTGGTGAACCAGATCGCCGTCGTCCACGCCGGGCGTCAGGAAGAAGATGCTGATGGCGCTTTCCCGCAGGCCGTGGATGATCGACCAGGGTATAGGCGCGCGGCCGCGGCCCAGGGGAAGGCGGGTCGGATGCATGCCCAGGCACCCCTGGCTCGGCAGCGAAAGGATCGGCTCCTTGACCAGTTGCGACCAGTTCCAGACGCACAGCAGGTCGATCCGCCACGTGCGGATTTCGTCAGCCACCAGGTCGGTGTTGATGTCGCGGATGCGGTGAAGCGCGATGCCGTACCGTTCGCAGAGATCGCCCAGATCGCGGTAGCCGCTGCGGTGGCTCAGCGACGGATCGTAGCCGAAGGCGACCTCGGGTACGATGCCCTCTTCGCAGAGCGCCTTGAGGCAGTACCAGCTCAATCGCAGTCCGCCGGCGAAGGCGAGTTTCGGGATCACGGGGCTCTCCTGGGTTCGGATACCGCTTACCCGTCTTATCGGCGGTTGACGGCGTCGGCGATTAGCCGCATCGCCGATCCGACGAGCCGCCAGACAGGCCTACCGTCCGCTAAAAAGAGATCGGGGCACGGTTGGTCGGCCGCGCCCCGATCGCGTTCGCAAGTCGCTTGAAGTCGTTGTTATTTGACGAAGTCCTTGAGCTCTTCGTCGAGCTTGTCCACGTCGGCGGTCTCGATGGTGAAGACCCAGCGATTCTCGCCGGTGGCGGCCTGGGCGTAGCGGCCGGTCTTGGCCTGACGGGCGACGTCCAGCCCGTGTGTTTCGCCGTCGGCCTCTTCAACCGTCAGCGTGATGTGCGGCGTCTCCAGACCATACTTGTCGGCGTCCTGCGGATCGAACGAGACGTAGCGCTTGGCCTTCAGTTCGGCCATGGCGGCGATGACCTTTTCCACCTTGGTTCCGTCGATCTGGACCACCGGATCGGCTGGGTATCGCCACTGATCGCCGTCCTTGACGAATTCGAGGGTGCTCTCAGCCCGCTGGATGGTGAGCTTGCCGGCATCGGACTTTGAGAGCCCGGTAAAGATCGACCGCCGCACCAGCTCAGCCGACAAATCATCGTAGAGCTGCTGGCCGACCTGGGCGACCAGGGCCGGCGTCTGATCGGCGACGGTGGCGTAAACCTTCCCGTCGCGACGCGAGACCAGCAGCGTGTACTGCCGCCCGGCCGGCTGGGTCTGCGTGGTCGGTGCGGTGGCCGGCGCCGTGGTGGGCGCCTGGTCCTCAAGCTCGGTGGTGACGACAACGGTGATATCCGGCTCGTCGAGGCCGTATCGGTTCAGATGATCGGTATCGACGTAGCTGTCGGCTTGGAGAGTGGCCAGGGCCATGATCAGGTCCTTGACCGCCTTCTGCTCGGCCTCGGCGTCCACCGGCTGAGCCACCCGCCAGCCGCCCGCCTCCCGCCACTCCAAACGGTACGTGCGATCCTCGCGGCGGACTTCGAAGGCGACGGCGCTGTCCACGTCAAAGTTGAGCACCTTGCGATCGCGATAGGCGATCGCCGGCTTGAAAACG
This genomic stretch from Phycisphaerae bacterium harbors:
- the hslV gene encoding ATP-dependent protease subunit HslV, which gives rise to MKTRSTTILTVRRAGQVAMGGDGQVTLGEMAVKHDSVKVRRVGEGRVLCGFAGSAADSMALLERFEDRLKESKLNVRRAAIELAKEWRTDRVLRRLEAMLAVADAEVSLIVSGGGDVIEPTDGIIGIGSGGAYASAAARALLRHTELDARSIVQSALEIAGDLCIYSNRTITIETLA
- a CDS encoding YjbQ family protein; the protein is METLQIKTTKRCELQDVTDRVAQVARKAKDAKGVLVFVPHTTAGVTINENADPSVPADILNHLEKLVPQSANFRHGEGNSDAHIKSSMMGQSLLVPVEGGELVLGTWQGIFFAEFDGPRSRKLHVKAI
- a CDS encoding formyl transferase; translation: MKVLYLANNYLGWRIGQVLKEQGDEVVGLVAHPPDRAMFRDEIVSTFDLPAERVISAPTINDPATHDRIRQWQPDVLLSVLFDYILKADTLALAPRGVVNLHNSYLPYNRGNFANVWSIITRTPAGATLHLMDEGIDTGPIIDRIQEPVDLKDTGETLYRRIEIAAEALFRRAWPKFRAGEFAPIEQKHLTPTPTWKKRDVEKIDPIDLDRTYTARELIDILRARTFPPHSGAYIEEGGRKVYLRLQLLDEDEL
- a CDS encoding methionyl-tRNA formyltransferase, which produces MIPKLAFAGGLRLSWYCLKALCEEGIVPEVAFGYDPSLSHRSGYRDLGDLCERYGIALHRIRDINTDLVADEIRTWRIDLLCVWNWSQLVKEPILSLPSQGCLGMHPTRLPLGRGRAPIPWSIIHGLRESAISIFFLTPGVDDGDLVHQEPFSIGEDEDAASLYGRLEALHVQAVRTFCTLLRRGPLPRTPQDHSRATYWPKRRPQDGVIDWSKSTADQLRWVRALTDPYPGAFSFVDGRKFFIWQAAARSESGKPGAIVGEADSGNAVVATSDGAIEVLVAQAEGEERRSSRELLADGRWRIGSTFTGAVA